Proteins encoded by one window of Nicotiana tabacum cultivar K326 chromosome 10, ASM71507v2, whole genome shotgun sequence:
- the LOC142165096 gene encoding uncharacterized protein LOC142165096: MPNYVQNCDKCQCYTPLVHQPAEPLHSVLSPWWFMKWGMDIVKHYHHPLLRFGIPEEIASDNGPQFTGAKVTKFLEDLKIKKITSSPDHPSTNGQATSTNKVIIQNLNKRLEAAKDGKNTHNISSHSSMWPLLSGLEAKVEPEAEPEAELTLEIKQ, from the exons atgccaaattATGTCCAAAACTGTGATAAATGTCAATGCTACACACCGTTGGTACATCAACCGGCAGAGCCATTACACTCAGTCTTGTCACCATGGtggttcatgaagtggggaatggatatcgtcaaACACTACCACCATCCCCTGCTAAG ATTTGGGATACCAGAAGAGATAGCCAGCGACAACGGGCCACAATTTACAGGCGCAAAGgtcacaaagttccttgaagacttgaaaatcaaaaagattACATCTTCACCCGATCATCCAAGCACAAATGGTCAAGCAACatcaacgaacaaagtgattatacaaaatctcaataaGCGATTGGAAGCAGCTAAAG atggaaaGAACACACACAACATCAGCAGCCACAGCTCCATGTGGCCACTACTATCAGGGTTAGAGGCCAAGGTCGAGCcagaggccgagccagaggcAGAGCTCACACTAGAGATCAAGCAGTAG